The following DNA comes from Candidatus Poribacteria bacterium.
AGCGGACAGAACTTGTCGCCGCCGCAGATGTGGTCGAAGAGAAGGCACAATACGTCTGCAACAAATGGGAGATACCGAAGTACTACTTAGATTATCGCGAGATGATCGTTGAAGAAAAACCGGATATTGTCAGCATCGCCACACGTCCCGGCAACCATGCCGAGATTACAGAATTTGCTGCTGAAAACGGTGTGAAGGGTATCTATTGCGACAAACCGCTTTGTGCTTCTATGGAAGAGGCAGACGCAATGGTGGAAGTCTGCGAGAAACACAATATCAAATTCAACCTCGGCACGCAGCGGCGTTACACGCCGGGATACATCAAAATGCGTGAGATTCTCGAAAGCGGTGAACTTGGCGACAGACGTTCTATCATCGCCTATAGCGGGGGTTCTGCGCTTTGGGGATATACGCACGCCGCGGATATGCTCCTCTTCTTAGCAAGCGATTCTCCAATAGAATACGTGCAAGGCAACGTTGCTGTGGACGACGCTGACTTTGAGGACAACCGCACGGAATCCGATCCGGGCATCGTAATGGGATTCATCCGTTTTCAGAATGGTATCAACGGTATCAGTATCCCCGGCACGGCTTACGAATTTGAGGTGAATTGTAGCGACGGCACAGTGCGTGCGCTCAATAATGGACTCGGTTTTCACCTCCGTAAACGGCAAGGGCAGTTTAACGAGATTTTGGAAACGCAATTCCCGCCTTATGAACGGAAAAGCGGTACTGTCGGTTGTATTGAAGACATCGTTGATGCGATTGACACCGATACCGAGACACAAGGCAATATTCATCTTGCACACCGAAGCACCGAGATGGTCTTCGCAATTGTTGATTCACAACGACAGCAAGGTATACGGGTGCCGATGCCGATGGAAAACCGAGGGCTTTATCTCGGAAGGTGGTAAAACTATTATCTGAATCAGGATTTGCAGGATTTTAGGATTGCCAGGATAAAAGGAGGGTAGTACAAAACCGATGCTTAGAAAATTTTATGTTTTGACATGCATTGTCGGCGTGGGTTTTCTGCTAACGTATGCCCCAACGGTGCCAAGCGGCGAGTCGCAATCAGAGACCGCGGCTACACGTCCAGCGAGTACGCGCTATGAACAGCGCACACCCAGCCGAGACGGAATTGGCAAATTCTATATGGGACGTGAAATCTCTCGCGTAATGGGGCACCAAGGTGCGGAATGGTTGGAACGTCCGGAACGTGAACGCGAAGAGATGCCGAACCGCCTCGTTGAGTTGCTGAAACTCAAAGAGGGGGATGTTGTTGCGGATATCGGTATTGGCACAGGCTATATCGCTCGGAAAATCTCACCGAAAATCGGTGAGACAGGAATCATCTACGGCGTTGAAATTCAGCAGGAGATGCTTGACATTCTTGCTGAGAAGATGGCAGAAGAAGGTATTACCAACATCAAAGGGGTTTTAGGCACGATTACCGATCCGAAACTGCCGCCGAATTCGGTTGATCTCGCCATTATGGTGGATGTTTATCATGAGTTTTCGCATCCTTATGAGATGATGCAGAATATCTGTCGTGGTCTCAAAATAGGTGGTAGGGTGGCTTTTGTGGAATATCGCTTGGAAGATGATAATGTACCGATCAAGCGTTTGCACAAGATGAGCGAATTGCAGGTGATTAAAGAGGCGACACCCCACCCGCTTTCTTGGGTAGAGACACTTGACGATCTACCGTGGCAGCATGTTATTATTTTTGAGAAGATTGGTGGGCAATAGACAGATTACATCGGTATTTTACTCGGCGGATGTCTTCCGAGAAAGCCTGTTTGCCGCTTTAAAGACAGAATCAATCGCACCAAATAGGACAGGCAAATTATCCACGCTAAAACTCGTTCGATTTTGGGTGAAGGTTTCGTTGATAAGATGCCCAATCTGCCACAACGTGCCGTCGCTGACAATACCATACACAGGATGTTCCATATCCTGATTTATCTTTTGCGCGGCGACTAACTCCGCTAAACATTGTCCCCAGCCTTGTTCAAAGTCGTTCTTCTTCGCCTCAACGAGTATTATCAACGGAGTGCCTACAATGAGCTTGCCCAATTCGGATCTTGTTGAGACAAAGTAATCGGGCGTGCCGCTCAGCGTTTCATCGTAGGCAAGGGGTTCCTTTATCCAGAGGGCGTAGTGTTTAGCGTACTTTTTGTAGACCTCTCGCAAAATGGGAAAGATAACAGCTTCACACCTCGCTCCCTCGGAAGCAAAAATAGGAATGTACTGTCTGCTAAATTCCAATTCTTGCAGAAATTGTTCCGAAGGTGACACGTTTTTTTCAATCTTTATAAAATCATTTTCGATGTGTCGGATGCCAAATTTTTTCTGAACGTCAGGGATCGTCTTGAAATCACTAAATGCCATTGTGGAATCCTCGAACTGCCTGCCAATTACGGCATCTGAATGTTCATCAAAGCGTGCTGACTGGTGTGAGCAACAATGAAAAAATGTATTAACTTAGGTAATCCCCGTTGAGAACATTGTAGGACAATTTTTTGAAATTGTCAAGAAAAATGTTTGACAAAAGCGCAACCGTACCGTAAAATATAACAACATTGCTAAACCTTTTGGTTAATGAAGCGTCACAATTGCTAATTGTTATAGCAAGTTGCAGCGTGCGTTTTTATGTTATGCTGCCTACAACGCTGAAAAGGGAGAGAATTCCTGTGAAGATCGCTAACACTACGATTCCACTAATAGCTCTATTGGCGTGTTTCTGCCTCGCCGTGTTAGGACTATCCACGGCATCTGCAGAACATCACGAAACGGAACAAGCGAATATAAATTACAATCTCGACATCCGTCCGATTCTTGCGAACAATTGCTATGCCTGCCATGGACCGGATGCCAAGGCTCGACAGGCTAATCTGCGGCTTGATACGAAAGCGGGAGCATTCTCTGAACCGAGCGGTTACCCGATAATCGTCCCCAATAAACCGGAAGAGAGTGAACTCCATCTCCGCATCATATCCGATGATGACACCTACCGCATGCCCCCAGCGGGCTTCAATAAGACCCTGACACCGGAGCAGATCGAAGCCATCACACAATGGATTCGCGAAGGTGCGAAATGGGAAGAGCACTGGGCGTTCACCACACCAGTCAGCCAGACACCACCGGATGTGAAGAACGATGGTTGGGTCAGAAATCCGATTGATGCCTTCATCCTCTCACGCCTTGAAAAGGAAGGCTTACAACCCGCAAGTGAAGCCGATAAACGGACGCTCATCCGCCGCCTAAGTTTTGATCTTACTGGCTTACCACCAACACGCGAAGAGATCCATCAATTCCTCGCAGACGATTCACCCGACGCTTACGAAAAAGTTATTGATGCTTTCATGGCAAAGCCCGAATACGGCGAGCACCTTGCACGCTTCTGGCTCGATGTCGCACGCTACGGCGATACGCACGGACTCCATTTAGATAACTACCGTGAAATGTGGCCCTATCGCGATTGGGTTATTGAGGCATTTACCAAAAATATGCCGTTCGATCAGTTCACGATTGAGCAGTTGGCAGGGGACCTCTTACCAGAACCGACGCTTGAACAAAAGATCGCCACCGGCTTTAACAGATGCCACGTCACGACAAGTGAAGGCGGTTCGATTGATGAGGAATACTATGTTCAGTACGCGATCGACAGAGCCGACACCACCTCCAGCGTCTGGATGGGATTAACTGTCGGATGCGCGCAGTGCCACGATCATAAATACGATCCGATCACGCAGAAGGAATTCTATCAACTCTACGCCTATTTCAATAATATCACTGAAAATGCGATGGATGGCAACCGTAAGGATTCACCCCCGGTTGTGAAGTTACCGACCCCGGAGCAGGAAGCAGAACTCGCCGCGTTTGATGAACAGATCACCGAGTTAGATGCACAGACTAAAGCACCTATCCCGGAGCTCGATGCGACGCAAATCGCTTGGGAAAACAGGATACCGCATTGGACAACACTGAAACCGACCTCGCTCTCCTCAAAAGGTGGGGCGACGCTCGAAGTCTTAGAGGATAACTCTATATTAGCCAGCGGCACCAATCCCGAACAGGAAACCTATGAGGTTATTGTAGACCTACCGCCCGGCAAATGGAGTGCGGTGCGATTAGAAGGTATCAAGCACGAATCCTTGCCGAAAGGTGGAATCGGTAGAAGTAGTAACGGTAACGTCGTCTTGACCGACTTCGCGCTTTTCATTGCGCCACCCGCACCGGATGATAGCGAGACACCTGCCGAAACGGAAAGCACCGATACCGAGGCTAATGCTGAAACGCAAGCAGAAGCAGGAAGCACCGTTGATGCTGACACTGAAGAAGCACAAGCAGAAAATACGCCTGCCGCCGAGACCGAAACTGAAGCGGAAACGGAAAGTGAAACCACCGCTGACACTGAAGCGGAAGGCACACCGACAGATGATGCAAGCGTGGAAGGCGAAACCGAAAGCACTGACCCCGACGATCCATGGACACCTATCCAAGTCGTGCAAGCCTGGGCGGACCACGAGCAAGTCATGGGTGAAGGCAATCTCGGTGGTGTCATCGCAAACGCTATTGACGATAAACCCGAGACTGGATGGGCACTCGACAGAAGAAACCAAAATCGACAAGCGATCTTTCTTGTCGCTGCGCCCTTTGGAACGGAAGGCGGTCAGTTGAAAATTCGTCTGAAGCATGAGTTTGACCTACGTCAGAAGCAATTAGGGCGATTCCGACTTGCGCTCACAGATGCAGCAACGATTTACCCCATCGGTTCTAAGATAGGATTAGGAAACTGGCACGCTGCGGGTCCGTTCACCGCTGAACACGGTAATCTCGCCTTCTATCAGGTCTACGAACCCGAAACGAAAAACGTCAACACAGGGGCTACTTATGAGGTGAACGGTAAGACCATCAAGTGGGAGCAGCAGACACACTGGGTTGACGAACAGGTACATAACGATATTGTCGGTGAAAACAGTGCGACCTATCTCTTCCGAAACATATCTTCTGTCACACAACAGAAAGCACTTTTGCACATCGGGAGCAACGATGCCCTGAAGGTTTGGATGAACGGCACTGAACTCCTCGCCAAAAATGTCCAACGAGATGCTGCCGCCGATCAAGAACAGGTACAGGTCAATCTCAAGCCGGGTAACAATACCCTACTTCTGAAAGTTGTCAACTATTCAGGGCCTTCTGGCTTCTACTTCCGTCTCGAAAGCGCGCCACCGATGATTCCATCAAATATTGTCGATATCGCTGGCACATCTCGCGGCGAACGTGAGACTGCACAGAAAGACCAAATTCGGGATTATTATCGAAGGAATATCCCACTTGATAAGACAGTCAATGAAAATGCACAGCGCGCATTCGCAGATCTGAAAGATCTATTCGCTGACTTATCAGAGGTCCAGGGAAAGCGGAATACACTCGATGGGTCACTCACAACTACACTCGTGATGCAAGAACGAGAGGAACCGAGAGGTGCCTACGTTTTAGCACGTGGTGAATACCAAAACCGAGAGGAACAGGTTTATCCGCAAACCCCGGCAATACTATCACCGATGCCGGAAGATACAGCACCGAACCGTCTCGGCTTTGCCAAGTGGCTGCTTTCACCGGAACACCCGCTTACTGCGCGTGTCGCCATTAATCGATTCTGGCAAAACGTCTTCGGCATGGGGATTGTGAAAACATCAGAAGATTTCGGCACACAAGGCACACCGCCGGTGCATCCGGAACTTCTCGATTGGCTCGCGACCGAATTTATTGCGTCTGGGTGGGATGTGCAAACGATGCTGAAATTGATGCTCACCTCGGCAACATACCGACAGAGTGCACAGGTCACACCTGAAAAACTGGAGCGTGATGCGGATAACGCCTTGCTCTCCCGCAGTCCGAGGTACCGACTCGATGCTGAAATCGTGCGTGATAACGCGCTTGCCCTCAGCAATTTGTTGTATACCAAAGTTGGGGGTCCGAGCGTCAAACCGCCGCAACCGGACGGACTCTGGAAAGCCGTAGGGTTTACCGGATCGAATACCGACACGTTTGTTAAAGATACCGGTGCTGATAAAGTGTATCGCCGGAGCCTCTATACATTCTGGAAGCGCACGGCACCGCCGCCACAGATGAACATTCTGGACGCACCATCACGGGAAGCCTGCACAATCCGTCGTGAACGTACCAATACACCGATGCAGGCGTTAATGCTGATGAACGATCCGCAGTTCTTTGAAGCGGCGCGCGCTTTTGCAGAACGCACCATCAAGGAGGGTGGCGAAACACCGGAAGCACGCATCGCTTACATCTTTGAGATGGCAACCGCCCGCCTCCCGAAACCGAAGGAGGAGACCTTGCTACTGGAGACGTTCCAAATCCACCACCAAGAGTTTGAGGCGAACCCAGAAGCAGCCAAAGAACTGATTGCTGTCGGTGAATCACCACCTGATGAAACTTTAGATGCAGTCGAAGTTGCTGCATGGACGATGATTGCAAACCTAATTCTCAATCTGGACGAAGTCCTAAATAAGGGATAGCAGGACATATCACTTGCCCTTCTACATTTTAACCATCTACTCGTGCATTTAAATATTGTATCAGAGACGAGTAGATGGTTAACCGCAAGCCCACACGCGGCTTGCGTCAGTGCGGTTTGTAACCGCGCAAGGAGTTAGTACACAATGGACCCAATTAAGGAATACCTGAAACTTGAAACCCGTCGCCAATTCTTCGGGAAATGTGCGTCGGGACTCGGTGGTGCAGCACTCGCTTCGCTGCTGCCAAACGTTGTCGCCAATGCGCTCGAAAGCCAAGCGAAACCGAGATTCGGAGGTCTACCAGAGTTACCACACTTTGCGCCGAAGGCGAAACGTGCTATCTACCTATTCATGTCCGGTGCACCGTCCCAATTGGATCTCTATGATTACAAACCGGATATGGGAAAATGGTTTGATACCGACCTCCCAGAATCCGTCCGGATGGGTCAACGTCTCACAACGATGACATCAGGACAGGATAAGTTCCCTATCGCGCCCTCTATATTTGAATTCAAGAAATATGACAACGGTGGCGACGGTGTATGGATTAGTGAATTGTTACCGCACACTGGAGCGATGGCGAAAGACCTTGCGATTATCAAGACGGTACACACTGAGGCGATCAATCACGATCCGGCTATCACCTTCTTCTGTACCGGTGATGAAAGTCCGGGTAAACCGAGTCTCGGCGCGTGGCTGAGTTATGGACTCGGCAGTGAAAACAGGAACCTACCTGCCTTTATTGTGATGAACGCCACATGGAGCGGTCCGAAGGGTGCACAAGCACTCTATAACCGTCTCTGGGGCTCTGGCTTCCTTCCCTCAGAACACCAAGGCGTGCTGTTGCGGAGCCAAGGTGATCCGGTGCTGTTCCTCTCGAATCCAGAAGGGGTTAACGAAAAAACAAGGAAACAGATGCTGGATACCCTCGTTGAACTCAATAAAGAACTCTACGAGGAAGTAGGCGATCCAGAAACGCATGCTCGTATCTCTCAATACGAAATGGCGTTCCGTATGCAGACAAGCGTTCCCGAACTTGCCGATCTGTCGGATGAACCCGAGCACGTCTTGGAGATGTACGGACCAGAGGTCAAAACTCCCGGCACATTTGCCAATTGCTGTATCCTTGCACGTCGGATGATGGAGCGTGATGTCCGCCTCGCCCAGATCTTTCATCGCGGTTGGGATCAACACGGTCAGCTGCCCACGAACATCCGTAATCAGGCGCGCGACATTGACCAACCCTCGGCTGGACTCGTCCAAGACTTGAAACAGCGCGGGATGCTGGACGAAACCTTAGTCGTCTGGGGCGGTGAATTCGGACGAACCGTCTACTGTCAAGGTACGCTTACGCCCGATAACTACGGACGCGACCACCATCCGAAATGCTTTACACGCTGGATGGCTGGCGGCGGTATTAAGGGTGGCGTTGTCCACGGCGAAACCGATGACTTCAGCTACAATATCGTCAAAGACCCTGTTCACGTCCGGGATATCAATGCTACGATTCTCCACCTCCTCGGCATCGACCACGAGCGGTTAACCTTTAAATTCCAAGGGCTTGACCATCGATTGACAGGCGTTGAAGAAAAAGCACGTCTTGTCACGGAGCTCTTGGCATAATCCGAAATGGTATTTTGGCGCGCTTTCAGGCGCGCCTATTTA
Coding sequences within:
- a CDS encoding Gfo/Idh/MocA family oxidoreductase is translated as MGTQYRVCIVGCGRMGGTIDEEVRATPHGALPYSHAAGYTAFERTELVAAADVVEEKAQYVCNKWEIPKYYLDYREMIVEEKPDIVSIATRPGNHAEITEFAAENGVKGIYCDKPLCASMEEADAMVEVCEKHNIKFNLGTQRRYTPGYIKMREILESGELGDRRSIIAYSGGSALWGYTHAADMLLFLASDSPIEYVQGNVAVDDADFEDNRTESDPGIVMGFIRFQNGINGISIPGTAYEFEVNCSDGTVRALNNGLGFHLRKRQGQFNEILETQFPPYERKSGTVGCIEDIVDAIDTDTETQGNIHLAHRSTEMVFAIVDSQRQQGIRVPMPMENRGLYLGRW
- a CDS encoding class I SAM-dependent methyltransferase — encoded protein: MLRKFYVLTCIVGVGFLLTYAPTVPSGESQSETAATRPASTRYEQRTPSRDGIGKFYMGREISRVMGHQGAEWLERPEREREEMPNRLVELLKLKEGDVVADIGIGTGYIARKISPKIGETGIIYGVEIQQEMLDILAEKMAEEGITNIKGVLGTITDPKLPPNSVDLAIMVDVYHEFSHPYEMMQNICRGLKIGGRVAFVEYRLEDDNVPIKRLHKMSELQVIKEATPHPLSWVETLDDLPWQHVIIFEKIGGQ
- a CDS encoding PSD1 and planctomycete cytochrome C domain-containing protein, whose amino-acid sequence is MKIANTTIPLIALLACFCLAVLGLSTASAEHHETEQANINYNLDIRPILANNCYACHGPDAKARQANLRLDTKAGAFSEPSGYPIIVPNKPEESELHLRIISDDDTYRMPPAGFNKTLTPEQIEAITQWIREGAKWEEHWAFTTPVSQTPPDVKNDGWVRNPIDAFILSRLEKEGLQPASEADKRTLIRRLSFDLTGLPPTREEIHQFLADDSPDAYEKVIDAFMAKPEYGEHLARFWLDVARYGDTHGLHLDNYREMWPYRDWVIEAFTKNMPFDQFTIEQLAGDLLPEPTLEQKIATGFNRCHVTTSEGGSIDEEYYVQYAIDRADTTSSVWMGLTVGCAQCHDHKYDPITQKEFYQLYAYFNNITENAMDGNRKDSPPVVKLPTPEQEAELAAFDEQITELDAQTKAPIPELDATQIAWENRIPHWTTLKPTSLSSKGGATLEVLEDNSILASGTNPEQETYEVIVDLPPGKWSAVRLEGIKHESLPKGGIGRSSNGNVVLTDFALFIAPPAPDDSETPAETESTDTEANAETQAEAGSTVDADTEEAQAENTPAAETETEAETESETTADTEAEGTPTDDASVEGETESTDPDDPWTPIQVVQAWADHEQVMGEGNLGGVIANAIDDKPETGWALDRRNQNRQAIFLVAAPFGTEGGQLKIRLKHEFDLRQKQLGRFRLALTDAATIYPIGSKIGLGNWHAAGPFTAEHGNLAFYQVYEPETKNVNTGATYEVNGKTIKWEQQTHWVDEQVHNDIVGENSATYLFRNISSVTQQKALLHIGSNDALKVWMNGTELLAKNVQRDAAADQEQVQVNLKPGNNTLLLKVVNYSGPSGFYFRLESAPPMIPSNIVDIAGTSRGERETAQKDQIRDYYRRNIPLDKTVNENAQRAFADLKDLFADLSEVQGKRNTLDGSLTTTLVMQEREEPRGAYVLARGEYQNREEQVYPQTPAILSPMPEDTAPNRLGFAKWLLSPEHPLTARVAINRFWQNVFGMGIVKTSEDFGTQGTPPVHPELLDWLATEFIASGWDVQTMLKLMLTSATYRQSAQVTPEKLERDADNALLSRSPRYRLDAEIVRDNALALSNLLYTKVGGPSVKPPQPDGLWKAVGFTGSNTDTFVKDTGADKVYRRSLYTFWKRTAPPPQMNILDAPSREACTIRRERTNTPMQALMLMNDPQFFEAARAFAERTIKEGGETPEARIAYIFEMATARLPKPKEETLLLETFQIHHQEFEANPEAAKELIAVGESPPDETLDAVEVAAWTMIANLILNLDEVLNKG
- a CDS encoding DUF1501 domain-containing protein gives rise to the protein MDPIKEYLKLETRRQFFGKCASGLGGAALASLLPNVVANALESQAKPRFGGLPELPHFAPKAKRAIYLFMSGAPSQLDLYDYKPDMGKWFDTDLPESVRMGQRLTTMTSGQDKFPIAPSIFEFKKYDNGGDGVWISELLPHTGAMAKDLAIIKTVHTEAINHDPAITFFCTGDESPGKPSLGAWLSYGLGSENRNLPAFIVMNATWSGPKGAQALYNRLWGSGFLPSEHQGVLLRSQGDPVLFLSNPEGVNEKTRKQMLDTLVELNKELYEEVGDPETHARISQYEMAFRMQTSVPELADLSDEPEHVLEMYGPEVKTPGTFANCCILARRMMERDVRLAQIFHRGWDQHGQLPTNIRNQARDIDQPSAGLVQDLKQRGMLDETLVVWGGEFGRTVYCQGTLTPDNYGRDHHPKCFTRWMAGGGIKGGVVHGETDDFSYNIVKDPVHVRDINATILHLLGIDHERLTFKFQGLDHRLTGVEEKARLVTELLA